The bacterium genomic sequence ATTACCACGAAACCAAACCGAGAGATTGTTTTTTCTTGCAGAATTCACCCATCGCGTAAGTATCGGGGCAAACTCAGGATCATACGGAGTGCCAATTGCCACATGAGTCGCACCCATTTCACGTATGAGGCGCATCTGCGTATCTATGACCTGTTCAAACGAAACGTCATGAAGTGTTTCTCGCGCCTTATCACGAGAATATTTCATCGTGTCTACCGCTTGCACCAGAAAAAGATTGTTTTTATTGTTATTGGTGGGTGGTGGTTGATATTGGTGCGCTTGAGAAGCGTTGAACAAATAGACAGCAAGAAAAACGGCAAGAATTCCAATTAAAAGTAATTTTATTTTTATTCCGCGCATGTAATTTTCCAAGTCTATCGCCTAGTTATCAATTCTCCTGAAGATGAGAATATCTTCTGAAGTATATACTTTATTGAAATATTTGAAGAGCCGCGCGTTCGTTTGCCGATCTTCGTATATATTTTTCCAGAGAGTGTCGTTTTGCTGCATAACAATCCAACGAGCATACTTTTCCGGTTCAATAAGCGATTCTTCCCAATAGGGTTTATTGCCGATATAGATTACATCTTTCATGTGAACAGGAGTACGAATAATACTGATTGTTCGAGCAAAATCGTCTGTGAGAAGTTTCCCATGATCATAATTATCTTCAAGCCATTGTTGCGCATCTGGCATTTTGGCAATGGCTGACGAAAGACCCGAAACACTGTCATCGAGCGATAAAACCGGAGTAAATCCAATATAAAAAAGTGCGGACTGAAGAGCAATGATGCCAATTATCATAACACGCATTGCGAATTTCGCGCGATAAAACAAATATCCGATAAAAAGCGCAATGAGAGGAAGCATCATAACGCCATATCTCACATTAAAGAGCGTCCACTCAAATGTTGTTGGTGTAATTCCCGGGATAAATATGACTGATTGTCCAAGGTAGAGTGTCAATATATTGAATATAAATGGTACCATCAAAATTAAAAATATGTAACTGCGGTATTGTGTTCTCTTGCTCAAGAAAAACAGAATCATTCCGATCATTGCGGCTAACGACAACACGAAACCGCTACTCTCGACACTGGTAACGAAATAATAAAGAAATGCCACATCTAAATGTTTATACGCGGGCAGTTCTCCGCGCGCGAACCATGAAAGTTGTTGAGAGTTTGCCGAAAACTCACTATGCGTAAAATAAAGCGGGTCACCGAGAATTAAAAATCCCCACAGGATCCAAAGCGCGATCCCAAAAAACGCCATAGTCGCAAACATAATCAATCGTCCTTCAAGCAGTCCCCATCGTTCTCCAAATGTACGGTCTGTTGACGGGATAAATACATTTTGAATTTTGCGCGAGACATTGGACCAATCGACTCTGATCTTATAAGGAAGATAGTGGAGCACTAAAATCCCTGCTTCCATGAGCACAAGTCCCCATCCGTCATAACGGGAAAGCGATGCGCAAAATCCGAAAAATGCCGCAAGAATGAGCATCAGGAGATTACTGTCATCCAAAAGAAACGATATAAAGTAATAACTTGAAAGCACGAAGAAAACGATCAGCGTAAGCTCCGTCATAGGTGTCGACTGCAGATAAAGAACGTTGGGGTTTATAATGAAGACTAGTGAAGCAACAAAGGACGCCCCCGAATGTTTAGTGAGAAGAAATGCTAGTTTATAGATATAGATAGCTGATATTACAAAAGCAATTCCCGAAATTATGGCGCCGGCAAGTCCCGTGCGCCATAAAACGTCGAAATACACAAAAGGAATCAACAGAATATGAGGCAAAGGCAACCATATTCCTCCAAGTTGTGCAAAGCCCGGCGTCAAACTTTCGATGACTCGTTTGGCAATATTCAAATGCGATTCTGCGTCGCCATACGAAATCGTATACCCATAATAAAAAGAATATGCCGTTGCGAGAGTTGCCATGAATATCGAAATCCATGTGACCCACTGCAGTGGCGTAAGGCGCTTCACAAACGTTGTGAACATATCCCCATATCGCGTTTTAATGATAACATTGCTATTCATGGTGGTAGTGGGAAACAATGAGCGTTATTGCGGCAATAACAGCAATCGTTATGTATATGAAAAGAAAATAATCAACAAGAGATATGTGCTCCACAAAATATGTTTTATACATGAAACTACCGCTTTTCCCCTCCTGAAGTAAGGGGATGTTTTTGAGAAAATTAAATGTTTTAATCGGTAAGTTCAAAGCCTCTGATTTGGTGGGAATCGCGTTTGTAGTGAGTGCCCCCAAGAGTGCGACGGCGGATGAGTATAGAAAAAGATTAAACGCAAGAATTTTTTGCATCGCCGATGACTGCCGTTCAAAAAGCGCCACTCCGGCAAAAAGCGAAAGCCATGTCATCGAGGGAATGAGATACCTTGGCCCATACGCCCAACCACCCCATGGATCACCCCATGAGGCATAGAGAAATAGGTTTAATGCGATCAACGATATCGGAACAATGTATATTGCGGTGTGTTCTTCCTTTCTTCGGAGAGCATACGCGATTCCAAAAAATGAAATTATGAATATTGGTGTGAAATACAAAAGCCCGCGTTCATCAGAAAATAAAAGCACATAAAAACCGTTGGGGATGTTTTTCTCAAAAAAAGAAGCTGTGAGAGTTTTTTCTTTCACCGACACCGGAGCACCTGCGCGGGTCTCTTCCAGAACACGTGCGACTTGAGTTGAGGTACTGGCAACAATCGTGGGCAAACGTGGCGTGGTGGTTGCCGTTATTTGTCTATAGTTTGGCAATGTCCCCGCAACATTATTCCAACCCCCATAATAATGAGCGTTATGCAAAAAATGAAGTCCGGTGACCGCCACAAATGCGAGTGCAGAAACAATCCCCGCCCATCGAACGGATACACTGATCCCCTCCTGCACTTTTTTTATTCTAAATGTTGAATATGCAAGATAAAACATTATCGGAAGCATCAAAAGCGCGTTTGGATAGTCAACAAAAATAGCGAGCGCATAGGCAAGCCATGCATACGCCGCATAGAGCCATGAATATCGAGAATTATTTTGAGAAAATCGCCAGACGGCATAAAACGAAGTCACCATAAAGCATGCCGTGAAAGCATTTTGATAAAGCGTTATTGCGTAACTCCACGATGTTGAGCCAAATGCATACATAATAACAGTAAAATAAGATATCGCCCGTGGAAGTTTAAATATTCGCCGTGCAATCAAAAAAATAAATATCAACGTGATAATGCTTACCAACGATTCCGCGGCAAACGTAGAAACTTGACCCAATCCGTATTTGCTTCCCCAAAAATAGAACGGTAATGTAAAATACGCGACGCCCGGTGCAAAGAAGCTATAATATTCACCATTATAAACACCGACATCGGGATACGCGACATCCGCCCATTCCTTGGTAAGTTCAAATGTTCCATGCTCTGCCATACTCACGACATGCACATATCGCCCACGCTCCGGTGAAAGTTCAAAAGCGCGAGTCGGTAAGTCCCAATTATTCTTGAATTGATTTGCGGCAGGATTCCCGTGTGAACCACGCAACGTAAGCGCATACATCGTAGCGCCCAATATGACAATAGAAACAATAATAGCAATGTCTTTTTTCATGTGGTCTGTTATAGCAGAATGCGTCAATGTTTCTTGGTGGAAACAGCAATGTTCCACAGTGGAGTCATCGCTTCTCTGACGTGAAAAAGTGATACGGTCTTTGGTATTACCAAAAATAAAACATACGCAAGCACTTCGATTGGGTTCTTTACCCAAAATCGTAAAAGTGTTTTTAACCTATGGTGAGTTTTAATAACGTAAAATTGACTAACAAATCCCTTGTCAAAATTTTGCTGTTGGATCCGTTCTGATCCATGAAATCTGATCATTTGTTTTACATAGTCAATATACGAAGAAGGTTGTGAATAAAAAACGGTCGCATTGGGCGCAAATGCTATACGGTGATTATGCTTTTTACAGTAGAGAAACGGAAACGCATCGTCCGCGCTTGCGTTGGGGAATCTCATTGTTTTATATAATTCTCTTCGAAACGCACGGATCGTTCCTTGGCAATTATAAAGTTCTGCGTTGGGCGTATTCTTTTTTAGATCTTCCCACATATCCCAACCCACCGTAACTATTTTTTGGATTAAATTTTTCGGTGGCAAAATATCGGCAGATCCAAACACAGCTTGAGTGGTAATATTATGTATCATTGGCGTAAGGAGCTCTTCCAAGAGATTTTGAGAATGGACATCAATATCTGCATCAAACAGTACGACAATATCTGTGTTTATATGATTGAATATTTGATTGATTCTGGCAGGTTTTCCAAGTCTATCTCTATCATGAAGAACCGTCACGCGAGCATCTCCCGTAGATGATGCTCTTGAAACCGTATGATCTGTAGAACCATCAGAGGCGACTATAATTTCTTTCAACAGAAATACCTTGTCGTGTTGACTAAGTAACGATTTGAGAAGAGGAAGGATGGTGTGCTCTTCGTTATAAGCAGGAATCCCTATGGCAAGTGTGGGTTTTTTGGTTTTATTGTTCATGTTATATTTTTTTTGAACTCGTTGCCATATCCCAAGTTGAAACAAAAGAATCTTTTTGGTGTGTACGGACAATCATTGACATAACCACAAAGGCACCAAAAAGAATCGGGTGAAATAAAAATTCTTTCACCATAGATTTGATAAAAAGCGAGCGCGGAATAACATATGCGTGTTCCGCATCCTGTCCAAAAAGTTTAACAACAGCATCTTTCCCCGCAAGAAATCTTGAGCTTTGCTTAATATGGTCGGAAAGATTTGAAGGACAACGAAATACCGCTCGTGGGTAATCCACTGAAACAAACCTTAAATGATTTGTTGCGCAGTACATATACGAGATCGCGTCATAGGGACAATCATTGGGACACTGAAACATTGCATAAAGCTTGCGAGAAAAAGCTCGTGCCGGACCAAAACAGGTATAAAGATTATTACCTTGATTTATTTGTGAGAATACCCCCTTTTTCCACTCATGATTTCTGCTCAATATTTTTTCAACAAACGTTCTTGGTGTAGCTGGCAATAATGTCGCACTCGTTAAACCAACCGAAGAATCTT encodes the following:
- a CDS encoding glycosyltransferase encodes the protein MNNKTKKPTLAIGIPAYNEEHTILPLLKSLLSQHDKVFLLKEIIVASDGSTDHTVSRASSTGDARVTVLHDRDRLGKPARINQIFNHINTDIVVLFDADIDVHSQNLLEELLTPMIHNITTQAVFGSADILPPKNLIQKIVTVGWDMWEDLKKNTPNAELYNCQGTIRAFRRELYKTMRFPNASADDAFPFLYCKKHNHRIAFAPNATVFYSQPSSYIDYVKQMIRFHGSERIQQQNFDKGFVSQFYVIKTHHRLKTLLRFWVKNPIEVLAYVLFLVIPKTVSLFHVREAMTPLWNIAVSTKKH
- a CDS encoding glycosyltransferase family 39 protein, whose amino-acid sequence is MKKDIAIIVSIVILGATMYALTLRGSHGNPAANQFKNNWDLPTRAFELSPERGRYVHVVSMAEHGTFELTKEWADVAYPDVGVYNGEYYSFFAPGVAYFTLPFYFWGSKYGLGQVSTFAAESLVSIITLIFIFLIARRIFKLPRAISYFTVIMYAFGSTSWSYAITLYQNAFTACFMVTSFYAVWRFSQNNSRYSWLYAAYAWLAYALAIFVDYPNALLMLPIMFYLAYSTFRIKKVQEGISVSVRWAGIVSALAFVAVTGLHFLHNAHYYGGWNNVAGTLPNYRQITATTTPRLPTIVASTSTQVARVLEETRAGAPVSVKEKTLTASFFEKNIPNGFYVLLFSDERGLLYFTPIFIISFFGIAYALRRKEEHTAIYIVPISLIALNLFLYASWGDPWGGWAYGPRYLIPSMTWLSLFAGVALFERQSSAMQKILAFNLFLYSSAVALLGALTTNAIPTKSEALNLPIKTFNFLKNIPLLQEGKSGSFMYKTYFVEHISLVDYFLFIYITIAVIAAITLIVSHYHHE
- a CDS encoding glycosyltransferase produces the protein MKPTLSIGIAAYNEAENIGPLLSALLEQNIKSAHLVDIIVVSDASTDGTDAIVLSFSASHVELRRLPERRGSCNAQNIITGSVKSDILVMLDADILPENEFFIEKLIQPIIEDSSVGLTSATLLPATPRTFVEKILSRNHEWKKGVFSQINQGNNLYTCFGPARAFSRKLYAMFQCPNDCPYDAISYMYCATNHLRFVSVDYPRAVFRCPSNLSDHIKQSSRFLAGKDAVVKLFGQDAEHAYVIPRSLFIKSMVKEFLFHPILFGAFVVMSMIVRTHQKDSFVSTWDMATSSKKI